In Ogataea parapolymorpha DL-1 chromosome I, whole genome shotgun sequence, the following are encoded in one genomic region:
- a CDS encoding Gamma-glutamylcysteine synthetase has translation MGLLSLGTPLHWNDSRLYADHVRTNGIIQLINCFNAARDRKNDPFLWGDEVEYMLVKLDREHKVARLAIDKDYILKDLGEDGSSFEVAVSNNVVFHPEYGRYMIEATPLQPYDGTKLEEFEYVEHNMRTRRQIATKELGEEDVLPLTLTSFPRMGVEIFTYPAAEPDGEASKSLFLPDEIINRHFRFPTLTANIRRRRDQKVSINIPLYKDEKTVASGIDPSIPRRNLFPHHDEEPFLGAAKEGHIYMDSMGFGMGSSCLQVTMQAPDVAHARFLYDSLVNVAPLMLALTAAAPIFRGHLADQDVRWNVIAGAVDDRTPYERGEPPLKGHKERGNTLDTAELMRIPKSRYDSVDQYLGDLDTSGRFSYFRKEYNDIESPKNSKVYEKLVSNGFDETLAGHFAHLFIRDPIVIFTESIEQDNTVETDHFENIQSTNWQTLRFKPPKQSAVPEKHDVPGWRVELRPMEISLTDFENAAYANFSVLLSLAVLKYRPNFYLPISYAEANMKTAHRRNAIVEQKFHFRTNVWEAGEAIVEQLSLDEVFNGSGSFEGLLSLVNRYIKETWGEALPAKLEAYLKLVSFRASAKIPSTAQYIRNFVLSHPDYKKDSIVSDQINYDLLEMAAKLSTYDHGVVTDFFGPELGQWLIDNGY, from the coding sequence ATGGGTCTGCTCTCTCTGGGTACGCCTTTACATTGGAACGACTCCCGTCTCTATGCTGATCATGTGCGCACAAACGGTATCATCCAGCTGATAAACTGCTTCAACGCAGCACGAGACCGCAAGAATGACCCGTTCTTGTGGGGAGACGAAGTGGAATATATGTTGGTGAAGCTGGACAGAGAGCACAAAGTTGCTCGTCTTGCCATTGACAAGGACTATATTCTGAAAGACCTTGGCGAAGATGGCTCGTCTTTCGAGGTGGCAGTCAGTAATAATGTGGTGTTCCACCCGGAGTACGGCAGATACATGATAGAAGCAACACCGCTCCAGCCCTACGATGGGACGAAACTGGAAGAGTTCGAATACGTCGAACATAACATGAGAACTAGACGGCAGATTGCCACAAAGGAGCTCGGAGAAGAGGATGTGTTGCCATTGACACTCACGTCTTTTCCGCGAATGGGCGTTGAGATTTTTACATATCCGGCCGCCGAGCCCGACGGTGAAGCGTCCAAGTCTCTCTTCCTGCCagacgagatcatcaacCGCCACTTCCGTTTTCCGACGCTGACGGCCAACATTCGTCGCAGAAGGGATCAGAAGGTGAGCATCAACATCCCTCTGTACAAAGACGAGAAAACTGTGGCTTCAGGAATTGATCCGTCCATTCCTCGAAGAAACCTGTTCCCGCATCACGACGAAGAACCATTTTTGGGGGCCGCCAAAGAGGGCCACATTTACATGGACTCGATGGGCTTTGGTATGGGCTCGTCGTGTCTGCAAGTGACGATGCAAGCCCCGGACGTGGCCCATGCCAGATTCCTGTACGACTCTCTGGTCAACGTCGCTCCATTGATGCTGGCTCTGACAGCTGCGGCTCCGATCTTCCGGGGCCATCTTGCTGATCAGGACGTTAGATGGAATGTGATTGCGGGAGCAGTTGATGACCGGACCCCGTATGAACGCGGAGAGCCGCCATTGAAGGGTCACAAAGAGAGAGGGAACACCTTGGACACAGCAGAGCTCATGCGCATTCCCAAGTCACGGTACGACTCGGTGGACCAGTACCTGGGTGACTTGGATACTTCCGGCAGATTCTCCTATTTCAGAAAAGAGTACAATGACATCGAATCTCCGAAAAACAGCAAGGTTTACGAAAAACTCGTTTCCAATGGGTTTGACGAAACACTGGCGGGCCATTTCGCGCACCTGTTCATCCGGGACCCTATCGTCATTTTCACCGAATCCATAGAGCAAGACAACACCGTCGAGACCGACCATTTCGAAAATATCCAGTCCACAAACTGGCAGACGTTGCGTTTCAAGCCTCCAAAACAGTCTGCTGTGCCAGAAAAGCACGATGTTCCGGGATGGAGAGTTGAGCTCCGGCCAATGGAAATTTCCTTGACAGATTTCGAAAACGCTGCGTATGCAAACTTTTCCGTCCTGCTGTCGCTAGCGGTGCTCAAATATAGACCAAACTTTTACCTCCCAATTTCGTATGCGGAGGCCAACATGAAGACGGCTCATCGCCGGAATGCCATAGTGGAGCAGAAGTTTCACTTCCGGACCAATGTGTGGGAGGCAGGAGAGGCAATAGTGGAGCAGCTGAGTCTTGATGAGGTTTTCAACGGATCCGGCTCTTTCGAGGGACTTTTATCTCTAGTCAACCGATACATCAAAGAGACATGGGGAGAAGCTCTTCCCGCAAAACTTGAGGCGTACCTCAAGCTGGTGAGCTTCAGAGCCTCGGCAAAAATCCCATCCACAGCGCAATACATACGGAACTTTGTCTTGAGTCACCCAGACTACAAGAAGGACAGTATTGTCAGCGACCAGATAAACTACGACCTGCTCGAGATGGCAGCCAAACTGTCCACCTACGACCACGGCGTGGTGACTGACTTCTTCGGGCCCGAACTGGGTCAATGGTTAATTGATAATGGTTACTAA
- a CDS encoding putative membrane protein, with product MSSKTELPEYTDVTLPREEVEKLYKIKSRYETNKKIAKLGLGVFLFFVACLVLQSGPVVHGVKSLTHPHHPHAHGFHGDHRPPPGFEDMHEMDEEHRPFKDCKMDKKAGMLKAHKMHKGHKNIKGAEGEFRETEHEFDIEEHKAHERPHPKGMKLKGHKGGKFSKKKQDKHLKEEPKEKLEKEPKDEEEKVEVVEKEHREKHQRPAKVQEEVHEENSDSESESESESENEN from the coding sequence ATGTCTTCTAAAACAGAATTGCCAGAATACACCGACGTCACTTTGCCTCGCGAGGAGGTCGAGAAACTCTACAAAATCAAGAGCAGATACGAGACCAACAAAAAGATTGCCAAACTCGGCTTGGGAgtgttcttgttcttcgTTGCCTGTCTAGTTTTGCAGTCCGGTCCGGTTGTCCATGGTGTCAAGTCCTTGACCCATCCACACCACCCACATGCCCACGGATTCCACGGCGACCACCGCCCTCCACCGGGATTCGAAGACATGCACgagatggacgaggagcaCAGACCATTCAAGGACTGCAAGATGGACAAGAAGGCCGGTATGCTGAAGGCTCACAAGATGCATAAGGGCCACAAGAACATCAAGGGTGCTGAAGGTGAATTCAGAGAGACCGAACACGAGTTTGACATTGAGGAGCACAAGGCTCACGAGAGACCACACCCTAAGGGAATGAAGTTGAAGGGCCACAAGGGAGGCAAGTTCTCTaagaagaagcaggacAAGCACCTCAAGGAAGAGCCAaaggagaagctggagaaggagccaaaggacgaggaggagaaggtTGAGGTGGTTGAGAAGGAGCACAGAGAGAAGCACCAGAGACCAGCTAAGGTTCAGGAGGAAGTCCACGAGGAGAACTCCGACTCTgagtccgagtccgagtccgagAGCGAAAACGAGAATTAG
- a CDS encoding Peroxisomal membrane protein PEX13, whose translation MSGSGIPSRTSPYYGGYGTSSYSNPMYGNMYNSYGSYGSSMYGSLYGGGMYGNRYGGMSGMNSMNGMNGTMMNQGIVGSFTQGTEATFQLIESLIGAVGGFAQMLESTYYATHSSFFTMISMAEQFQHLKNAMGSLLGIYALLNWAKKALRKIRGTKLKISVDEFKKQIESNKKDKEGKKERMSLKPLVFFLAAVFGLPYVLKKLVTHMAEHQRALLNGQPDQGAITGLAVNRNPEPSIDPKKLEFARALYDFNPENEEMELRLKRGDLVAILNKTDSWWKCRTRDGRMGFVPYNYLEIVKRTANAVKSIETTAKADVEEFKKDQKLLI comes from the coding sequence ATGTCCGGATCCGGCATACCTTCACGCACGTCTCCGTACTACGGTGGCTATGGTACCTCAAGCTATAGCAATCCCATGTATGGAAACATGTACAACTCCTACGGGTCATATGGATCGTCAATGTACGGGTCCTTATATGGTGGTGGGATGTATGGTAATCGCTACGGAGGTATGAGCGGCATGAACAGCATGAATGGCATGAACGGGACGATGATGAACCAGGGGATTGTGGGCTCATTTACGCAGGGAACGGAAGCAACGTTTCAGTTGATAGAGAGCTTGATTGGTGCCGTTGGGGGTTTTGCGCAGATGCTGGAGAGCACATATTACGCGACACacagctcgtttttcacGATGATATCCATGGCTGAACAGTTCCAacatttgaaaaatgcgATGGGCTCCCTTTTGGGGATATACGCATTGTTGAACTGGGCCAAAAAGGCCCTGAGAAAAATCAGAGGAACCAAATTAAAAATCAGCGTTGATGAATTCAAGAAGCAAATCGAGTCAAATAAGAAAGACAAAGAAGGCAAGAAGGAGAGGATGTCTTTGAAACctcttgttttctttttggcgGCCGTGTTCGGACTCCCATATGTACTGAAGAAACTGGTTACGCACATGGCTGAACACCAAAGGGCTCTTTTGAACGGACAGCCGGACCAGGGTGCGATTACTGGTCTTGCAGTGAACAGAAACCCAGAACCTAGCATCGATCCTAAAAAGCTGGAGTTTGCGCGGGCGCTGTACGACTTCAACCCTGAGAACGAGGAAATGGAGCTCAGGTTGAAACGAGGAGACTTGGTGGCCATACTGAATAAGACTGATAGTTGGTGGAAGTGCCGTACACGGGACGGACGCATGGGATTTGTGCCGTACAACTACTTGGAGATAGTCAAGAGGACAGCCAACGCGGTCAAGTCGATCGAGACGACGGCGAAGGCCGACGTGGAAGAGTTCAAGAAAGATCAAAAGCTTCTGATCTGA
- a CDS encoding Component of the RSC chromatin remodeling complex has protein sequence MSSPTEQETKNNSLNDEARAFVAKQMKPVVLPSFARWFDMNEIHEIEKRSLPEFFNNESRFKTPKVYKEYRDFMIHTYRLNPMEYLTVTAARRGLAGDVASIIRVHGFLCKWGLINYQIDPKTKPVIMGPQFTGHFQITLDKPTGLEAHIPVKKESDEVEEETEESAEKATNNSFPLNLEIRKNVYDTAQDAFALKAEDPAKSGLKQLFCSITGNEITETRYHNLKTKQNISKQAFEDGQFPAAFKSSDYVKLEKAYNRSDARPWTDQETLLLLEAIEMYRDDWTAISGHVGTRSKEQCISRFIQLPIEDKYLEKQLSKSTYQEFLKQSSKPTGVVDTINNSIKQMLEQDSEALAKVAANSQLQLQQETAAQDALISQIMALSLKQFELKFAKLQEMDNQLQAEKRKLALEKHNLVVDRLALRKQTASVRQKLLKASELGATDEGLMLCEEAMMEATRAPRVVVTNKTSELGTTKGDNIPEKVNLNEDFEPISVKEPQLYSMWSQ, from the coding sequence ATGTCTTCACCAACGGAACAGGAGACAAAAAACAATTCTTTGAATGATGAGGCACGCGCATTTGTGGCGAAACAAATGAAGCCAGTTGTGTTGCCGTCATTTGCGCGCTGGTTCGACATGAACGAAATTCATGAAATTGAGAAACGCTCCTTGCCTGAATTCTTCAACAACGAATCTAGATTCAAGACCCCCAAGGTGTACAAGGAATATAGAGATTTCATGATCCACACATATAGGCTTAACCCAATGGAATATCTTACCGTGACTGCCGCGAGAAGGGGATTAGCGGGAGACGTGGCCTCGATCATAAGGGTTCATGGCTTTCTGTGCAAATGGGGTTTGATTAACTACCAAATTGATCCTAAGACAAAACCTGTGATCATGGGTCCTCAGTTTACGGGTCATTTCCAGATAACACTTGACAAACCAACGGGACTAGAAGCTCACATTCCTGTCAAAAAAGAATCTGACGAAgtggaagaagaaacagaagagtCAGCTGAAAAGGCCACAAATAATTCTTTCCCCCTGAATTTAGAAATCAGAAAGAACGTTTACGACACTGCTCAGGACGCTTTTGCCCTGAAGGCTGAGGATCCTGCCAAGAGCGgactcaaacagcttttctgcAGCATTACAGGTAACGAAATCACCGAGACTAGATACCATAACTTGAAGACGAAGCAAAATATCAGCAAGCAGGCATTTGAGGATGGCCAGTTTCCGGCTGCATTCAAAAGCAGCGATTACGTCAAGCTAGAGAAAGCTTATAACCGGTCTGACGCTAGGCCTTGGACAGATCAGGAGACCTTGTTACTGCTCGAGGCTATTGAAATGTACCGCGACGACTGGACGGCCATAAGCGGACATGTCGGAACCCGGAGCAAGGAACAGTGCATTTCTCGCTTCATCCAACTCCCTATCGAAGACAAGtacctggaaaaacagctttcCAAATCGACGTATCAAGAGTTCCTCAAACAGAGTTCCAAGCCTACAGGTGTGGTGGATACTATAAACAACTCCATTAAGCAGATGTTGGAGCAAGACAGTGAGGCGCTCGCGAAAGTGGCTGCCAACTCTCAACTACAACTCCAACAGGAGACCGCTGCTCAAGACGCGCTAATCAGCCAGATTATGGCGCTTTCGCTCAAACAGTTCGAGCTTAAATTTGCAAAGCTCCAAGAAATGGATAATCAGCTCCAGGCCGAAAAACGAAAGCtggctttggagaagcACAATCTGGTGGTGGACAGACTGGCTTTGCGCAAGCAGACTGCTTCTGTGCGccaaaaactgctcaaggCTAGTGAGTTGGGAGCCACTGACGAAGGCTTGATGCTCTGTGAGGAGGCCATGATGGAGGCCACCAGAGCACCTAGAGTCGTTGTTACAAACAAGACTAGCGAACTAGGAACGACAAAGGGCGACAACATTCCTGAGAAGGTGAATCTAAACGAAGATTTCGAGCCAATCAGTGTCAAAGAGCCGCAGCTCTACTCCATGTGGTCCCAGTGA